Proteins encoded together in one Rhizobacter sp. J219 window:
- a CDS encoding alpha/beta hydrolase produces the protein MTLCLSLLASGCAWWDAKERELVYRPAPGRPADFAGLKAGDQMYTLKVRGEKKPGDGDKPETLAFWWMPHPDPQAPTLLYLHGTFRSLYKNHPKMEALRDAGVSVLAVDYRGWGDSEPIIPSEESILADADVAWAELVQRQPDPKKRVIFGHSMGGGVAIDLATRKRYRSDYGALIVESTFTSLPDVAASVGAYGVVASWITRQRFYSDQKIARVDAPILMMHGDRDRTVPIELGRKLRDAARPGSVRWVEISGGSHSYLHREAPGIYREAVKSALSYLPK, from the coding sequence GTGACGCTTTGCCTGTCGCTGCTGGCCAGCGGCTGCGCCTGGTGGGACGCCAAGGAGCGCGAACTGGTCTACCGACCCGCGCCTGGCCGTCCGGCCGACTTCGCGGGGCTCAAGGCCGGCGACCAGATGTACACGCTCAAGGTGCGCGGCGAGAAGAAGCCGGGCGATGGCGACAAGCCCGAGACCCTCGCCTTCTGGTGGATGCCGCACCCCGACCCGCAAGCACCCACCCTGCTTTACCTGCACGGAACCTTCCGCAGCCTCTACAAGAACCACCCGAAGATGGAGGCGCTGCGTGACGCCGGTGTGTCGGTGCTCGCGGTCGACTACCGCGGCTGGGGCGACAGCGAGCCCATCATCCCTTCGGAAGAGTCGATCCTGGCCGATGCCGACGTGGCCTGGGCCGAACTCGTCCAGCGCCAGCCCGACCCGAAAAAGCGCGTCATCTTCGGCCACTCGATGGGGGGCGGCGTGGCCATCGACCTCGCCACACGCAAGCGCTACCGCAGCGACTACGGCGCGCTGATCGTCGAGTCGACCTTCACCAGCCTGCCCGACGTGGCGGCCTCGGTCGGCGCCTACGGCGTGGTCGCCTCGTGGATCACCCGCCAGCGCTTCTACTCCGACCAGAAGATCGCCCGCGTCGACGCCCCCATCCTCATGATGCACGGCGACCGCGACAGGACGGTGCCCATCGAGCTGGGCCGGAAATTGCGTGATGCCGCGAGGCCCGGCAGCGTGCGCTGGGTCGAGATCTCGGGCGGCTCGCACAGCTACCTGCACCGCGAGGCGCCCGGAATCTACCGAGAGGCGGTCAAGTCCGCCCTGTCCTACCTGCCCAAATAG